The following is a genomic window from Citrifermentans bemidjiense Bem.
TGCACCGAAGCGAGAGCCGCTACCGGATGCAGCTGCAGGAATTGACCAACATCTACACCCACACTGCCGTCGGCCTCTTCGCCGTGGACCGCGAGATGCGCTATCTGCGCCTCAACGAGCAGATGGCCGGCTACAACTGCAGGCCCATGGACGAGCATGTCGGCAGAACCATCGACGAGGTGCACCCCCCGGCGTTCGTGGTCGCCCTCAAGGAGATGTGGCGCCCGGTCCTGGAACGGGGCGAATCCCTGCTGAACCTGGAGGTCCAGGGGCAAGCGGATTGGCCCAGCGGGGAGCGCCATTGGCTGGTGAGCTTCCAGCCCCTGTTCGCTGAGACCGGCGCGGTCATCGGCCTCACCGGATCGGTGATGGATATAACCGAGCGCAAGGTCGCCGAGCAGGTACTTTTGGGGGCGAGGCAGCAACTGGAGCGGGAGGTGCAGCTTAGGACGGCGAAACTTTCCCTGACCAACAAGCATCTGATCCAGGAGATCGAGGTGCGCAAGAAGGTTGAGGTCGAACTCCTGGCCCAGCAGCAGAAGCTGCAAGAGATGGCATTCGAGATCTCGATGGCGGAGGAGCGGGAGCGCGACCGCATCGCGAGCGAACTGCACGACCAGGTGGGGCAGCGCCTGATCCTCGCCAAGATCAAGCTGGACTCCCTGGCGAGCAACCTTCCCCTGGGGGAGTGCGAGGCGGAGGCAATGGGGGTCGAGACCCTGATCGAGCAGACCCTTCAGGACATCCGGTCGCTCACCTTTCAGATCCGTCCCCCCGTTTTGGCCACCGCCGGCCTGGAAGCCGCGCTGCGCTGGCTGGGGGAGGAACTGCACGCCGACTTCGGTCTGGAAGTGGAGTTCAGCGACGACGGCAAGGACAAACCGCTCCGCTACGAGGTGCGCTCCACCGTGTTCCAGGCGGTCCGCGAGTTGCTGCTCAACGTGGCCAAGCACGCTGGGACCAAGAAATGCCGGGTGCGCTTCACCCGGGTCGGGGACCGCATCGTGATCGAGGTGGAGGATGACGGGACAGGCCTCAAGCCAGGCGCCGGCGACGGCACCCGTTCCAGAAGCGGCGGGTTCGGGCTGTTGAATGTTCAGCAGAAGGTAGAGCATCTCGGCGGGGTGTTCAGCATAGAGTCCAGGCCGCAGGGAGGCACCAGGGCTGCCATCGAGGTTCCCGTGGAAACCGAGACAAAATAGGAGGCGGGATATGAGTATGAAGGTACTGATCGTGGACGACCACACCATAGTGAGGCAGGGGTTGCGCGTACTGATCGACAAGGAACAGGATATGGAGGTGATCGCCGAGGCTGCCACCGGCGCCGAGGCGATCCGATTGGCCCGCGAAAAGCGCCCCGACGTCACGGTTATGGATATCACCATGCCCGACCTAAATGGCATCGACGCCACGCGCGCCATCATCGCGGAGTGGCCGCAGGCGCGGGTGCTGGCGCTTTCCATGGAGTCGGACCGGCGCTTCGTGGTGGAGGTACTGAAGGCAGGCGCCAACGGCTACGTCCTCAAGGACTCGGCCTTTGCCGAACTCGCCACTGCGATCCGGGCCGTCGCCACGGGGGAGACCTATCTCCCTTCCAGGGTGACCACGCTTTTGATCAAGGAGTACCTGCAGCGCATTCCCGACGAGGTGCCGGCTACCTACGAGAACCTCTCACAGCGGGAAAGGGAGATCCTGCAGCTGATCGCCGACGGCAGAAACGCGAAGGAGATCGCCTTCAGCTTCGGTGTCAGCGTGAAGACGGTGGAGAACCAGCGGCACAGCATCATGAAAAAGCTGGACCTTTTCAGCATCGCCGAGTTGACCAAGTACGCCGTACGCCAGGGTCTCACCTCGCTCAGTTGACCAGGCCGTGAGGGGGGTGCACCACGCACCCCCTCCTGCCGATTCCCCTGCATATTTCCTCCCCGCGCATCCCTTCCTTGGCTGCCTAAGGCACGCCGCCCCCCGCTTGACACCAAATCACCCCCATATACACTAGACGAGTTGTAAAATGAGCATTAATTAATGGTTTGGATTTCCCGTGGTTCACACAACCCATTTCCCCTGCGCAGCACCCGCTGCAGCATCGATCACCAGCAGAGCGGCCGCAGTCATCAGGCAAGATGCATCATCCGGCACGAAGGTAATCGGTCAGGAGGTAAAAACCATGAAACCGAGCACGAAAGACCAGACAAAAGGCAAGCTGCACGAGTTGAAAGGACAGGTGAAGGAAGAAGCCGGCAACATCAGCCGCAACGTATCCATGGAGCATCAGGGAAGGGCGGAGAAGGTGACCGGCAAGGTGCAAAAAACCGCCGGAAAGGCAGAGAAGAAAACGGAGAAGTAGGCGCCTGACGCGGTGCTGCCTTAAGAGCCTGGCAGCCCGCGTGTCCTGAAGCAGCTTCTCTCCAAGGCGCCGGTGGTGGTTGCGGTCGCTCTGCTGGTGATCGAAACGGTCGGGCAATTACAGGGTCCCGGCGCTGGGGGAGATCAGGTTCCGGACGACGAACGACAAGGGAGGTGTATCCGTCATGCCCCTGATACAGGTCTTACTGGTTCTCATCGTGGTGGGAGTACTGCTTTGGCTGGTGAACACCTATGTCCCGATGGCAGGTTCCATCAAGTCGATCCTCAACGCGGTGGTGGTCATCGTGGTGGTAATCTGGCTTTTGAACGTATTCGGGCTCATGGAAAACATCACTCGGCTCAGGGTGGGAAAGTGAGGTAAAAAACAACCGGAGGCGGCCGGCTGCTGTAACAGGGCGCTTCCAAAAGGAGGACGACATGCTGTGGACCATCGTGGTTATCTTGCTGATCCTGTGGCTTCTCGGGCTGGTAACCAGCTATACCTTGGGTGGATTCATTCACCTGCTGCTGGTGCTTGCCATCATCGTGGTTATAATCAACCTGATTCAGGGAAGACGGCCTTTGTAGAGTGAAAGACCAGTCGCAACCGCTGTCCGGGGCTCTGGTTGACAGAAAAACGAAAAGGGGAGGTTGCCAGTGAGAATCACAGCTGCAGTAATAACAGTTCTTGCCCTTGCCGCAGTACCTTGTTTTGCCGCAAACGGTGGCGCAACTGCCGGACGCGCCGGCGGGACCGGTGCCGCTGCGACGATACGCCAAGTGCCTCCCGGACAGCAAATGAATCAGGAGATGATGCCGACACCCGCCCACCTGCTGATGCGGGCCTATCACAGAAACGTCGCCAACTTCGCCCAGACCCTTTACCAGGCGGCGGACCAGGGCCCGGTTGTGCAGCCTTCGTTGGCACGCACCGCCGTCTCCGAGATGCGGCGCAGCGTCGACGAGATGGAAAAACAAAGGGCAACGGCGCTTGGCGCAATGCGGCTGCCGCCGGAGCGGCAGAAGATGATGGACGAGCATCTGGTGCAGGTGAAGACGCACCTGCGGCAGCTGGAAGAGATGGTGCAAAAGGAGCGGATCGATTCCGGGCTGGTGAAGAAAGAGCTGCAATCGATCTTCGTGGAGTGCGACGGGGCGGGGTGCTGTGCCCGGCCAAGCCCAGTGGGTCGGGGCCGTCAGGGAAAAGGTCCCTACGGCGGGAGGCCGGGGTGCGACTGCCCCAAGGGGAACCCCGACCACGCCATGATGATGGACGACATGATGGAGAAGGTAAAAAGCCAGGACGCGGAGCTGGCCCAGTTGGTGCAGCGGATGCGGCAGGCTGACGGCCAGGCGAAACTGGACCTGGTGGCGGAGACCGTGGCGACCATGGTGCAGCAGCGGGCCGAGCTGACCGCGGACATGCAAAAGATGCACGACATGATGCAGGGAGAGTATCCCGGCTCGGACCAGATGCTGAACGACGACGAGGACCAGGACCAGGGTGGAGACGAAGAGTACGATTTTGAGGACGAGGAGGACGTCACCGCCGACTGACCGTTGAGGCGTGACCTGAGGGGGGAAAAAGGCTGGCAGGGCCGGGAAACCGCGACCTGCCAGCCTTTTCTTTGCCGTTTAGCAGCAGGGATCTGATTTCCGGGGGTTAAAGCGTCTTCGACTGTGTCTTTCCGCGCGGGTTGTGCAGGAAGTTCGCCCTCTGTTTCAAAAGCGCGGTCATCTTCGCCACCGGCAGGGGGCGGCTGAAATAATACCCTTGCGCTTCCTCGCTCCCTTCGGCCTGCAGCCAGGCGAGCTGGGACGCGTTCTCCACCCCCTCGGCGATCACCCTGAGCTGCATGCTGCGCCCGATGCTGATCACGGCACGCACCACGGCGGCGTTGTCGGCGTCGCGGGCGATGTTGTGGATGAAGGATTGATCTATCTTCAGCTTGTCGACGGGGAGTTTTTTCAGGTAGCTCAGGCTGGAATAGCCGGTGCCGAAGTCGTCTATGGAAAGCTGCAGCCCGAGCGCCTTCATGGCCGCCATGCTCCCTAAGACCCGCTGCGGGTCGCTCATGATGGTCGCCTCGGTGAGCTCCAATTCCAGGCACTCCGGGGCGATGCCGGTTTGCAGTAGTGAGTCTTCGATGGTTTCCTCGAAGTCGGGGTGCTGGAAGAAGCTGGCAGAGAGGTTGACCGCAGCGGAAACGGAGTTTATTCCCTGCTGCTGCCACTGTTGAATCTGGCGGCAGACGGTCGGGATGATCCACTTGCTGATCTGGGTGAGAAGGCCGGATTCCTCGGCGATGCGGATGAAGCTCTCCGGGAGCATCAGCCCGTGGGCCGGGTGCTGCCACCTGATCAGCGCCTCCATGCCGCTGAACCTCCCGGTCGAGAGGTCGACCTTGGGCTGGTAATAAAGGACGAATTCTTCCCGGTCCAGCGCCCGGCGCAGCTCCGCTTCCAGCACGAACCTCTCGTGCGCTATCTCGTTCAGCCGGTGGGTGAAGAACTGGAAGTTGTTTCCCCCGGATTTCTTGGCGTGGTACATGGCGATGTCGGCGTGCTTCAAGAGCGTCAGGTAATCGCGGCCGTCGTCGGGGAAGACGCTGATCCCGATGCTGGGGGTCACGGTGACGTTGCTGCCCAGAACCGGGAAACCTGCGTTGATGACCTTTTCCGCGACCACCGTGGTCTCGGTCTCGCCGCAGTCCCACAGCATCACCACGAATTCGTCCCCCCCAAGCCTGGAGACGACGTCGCAGGAGCGGGTGCAGTCGCTGAGTCTTTTGGCTACCGATTGCAGCAGCCTGTCCCCTACGTCGTGCCCCATGGAATCGTTGATCTGCTTGAAACCGTCGATGTCGAGGAAAAGCAGGGCCACGTTGCGCGAACTCTTCTGGGCCGCGCAGATCACCTGCTCCATGCGCTCGTAGAGGGTGCTGCGGTTGGGAAGCTTGGTGAGCGGATCGTGGTGGGCCAGGAAGAAGATGTTTTCCTCGGCCCTTTTGATGTCGGTGATGTCCAGGATGAAGCCGTCCAGTCGCGTGATGCTGAGGCGGTCCCCCCTGCGCTGCCTCTGCACGGCGCAGTTGTTGACTATCCAGCGCACCGAGCCGTCCTTATGGATGATGCGGTGACGTATCGGCTCGTGGTCCAGCCCGGCGAAGATGCCGTTCAGAAACTCGACCACCAGGTTTCTGTCCTCCTCGTGGATCATGGTGAACCAGAGCAGGGGGTCCCGGTAGTACTCGTCCGGGGTGTATCCGGTGATGTCGAAGCACTTCGGGCTGTGGTAGACGGAGGTGATGTCACCCTCTTCGAAGCGGACGCTGTAGACGTACTCGTTGATGTTGCTGACTATGGTCCGGCACTGTTCTTCGCTGGTGAGCAGTGCCTGTTCCGCGTTCTTGCGGATGCTGATGTCGCGTATGTTGAACTGCACCACACTGCTTTGCTCGGACTGGTAGCAGTTGCTTACCACCTCCACGGGGATGTCCCGCCCCCCCACCGTGGCGAGCAGCAGGTCATCGCCATGGAAGTATTCCTTTTGCTGCATCGCCTTGAAGTCGGAGGCGCCCGGTACGATGCGGGCGAAGAAGCCGAGCTCCCAGACCGTTTTGCCCAGGAGCGCTTCCCGTTTGCAACCGAGTATGTCGACCAGGAAAGGGTTGACCTCGGCGATGGCGCCGCTGTCCGCTTCGACAATCATGATGCCGTCTTTGGCGGTCTCGAACAGGCGGCGGTAGCGGGCCTCGGAACGCTGGAGCGCCAGCTCCGACTGCTTGCGCTTGGTGATGTCGAGAACCGACAGCCGGTATTCGGTCCCCTCTTTGCAGCAGAGGGCATCTATGCGCACCGGCAGCTGGCGGGAGGAGTCGGAGATGAGGGTTAATTCGCAGGCGGATTTGGACTGGCTGGTGCGGGCGTCGTTTAGCAAAACGGAGAAGTCCCCCTTGGAGGGCTCCGCCACCGCCTGCTCGAAAGGGACACCGACCAGTTCCGGCCGAGCCCTGCCGAGGAGGCTGGCCCCGGTGTTGTTGACGCTACGGATGTTCCCGGCGTCGTCGAGGGTGAAAAGGCCTACGGGGGAGAACTCGTAGAGGTCGGTATAGACCTGCAGTTCCCTGACCAGTTCTTCGGTGGACAGGTTGGCGTTGTCGCTGTCAAAGGCGTTGCGGTCTCTGGAACGATTCACAGCATTTTTGCTATCTGCATCGTTCATGACTCCTCCGATGCTTCTGAACTTCTTCGGAAGGGGAGCACTTTACCGGATAAGCTTTATGAACTGCACAGCTGGCAGAGGGGAGGAAAGGTGGGATTGCTATCTGCCAGCCGCTGAGAAGATGATAAGGTAATTGGCGGAAAAGTTCACCCTGAATTATCCTCGCCTAAGTTGCTGCTTTGCCCATGCGAGCGGCTACTGTATCTTCACTATGTTAATGCATTGAGGAAAACCTTGCAAAGGATGACTGCGATGAGCGACCAATTTGTGTTTCAGCCGGACACGGCGGAGAACAGGGAACTTGAGGCCAACGTGTGCCCGAAAAGTTGGATCAACCCGGTGCCATCGGGACGTTACAACCTGGTGGTGGTCGGCGCCGGGACCGCGGGCCTTGTCTGCGCCGCTGGGGCGGCTTCGTTGGGGGCGCGCGTGGCTCTGGTCGAGCGGCTGGCTCTCGGGGGAGACTGCCTGAACGTCGGCTGCGTCCCGTCGAAAGCGCTGATCCGTGCCTCGCGTGCCGTCTTCGATGCCCGTCATAGCGGCGGCTTCGGCGTAGTCGGGGGCGACGCGCTGCTGGCCGATTTTGCCGCGGCGCTGCAGCGGATGCGCAGGTTGAGGGCCGGGATCAGCCGCCACGACTCGGCGCTCCGCTTCCGGGATGAGTTGGGTGTCGACGTCTACCTGGGACAAGGGACCTTCACCGCCCCGGACACCCTCCAAGTCGAAGGGGCCGCGCTCCATTTCGCCAAGGCTGCGCTCTGCACCGGCGCCCGGGCGGCCATCCCCCCGGTTCCGGGTCTGGAGGAGGCGGGATGCCTGACCAACGAGACGGTCTTCTCGCTCACCTCGCTTCCCGCCAGGCTTGCGGTGATTGGTTCGGGCCCCGTCGGTTGCGAGCTGGCGCAGGCCTTCGCCCGTTTCGGAAGCAAGGTGACCCTGGTCGAGCGGGGATCTGGGATTCTGGGGCGCGAGGACCGCGATGCGGCCGCTATCCTCGAAACGGCTTTCCGGCGTGAGGGGATCGAACTGGAACTCGGGGCGAAGCTCGTCAGGGCCTGGAGCAGCGGCTCGGAAAAACGGCTTCTCCTGGAGCGGGACGGGGTAGGGTTCGAGATTGCCGTCGACGCCATTCTGGTCGGAGCGGGGCGCGCGCCCAACACCGAGGGGCTGGGGCTCGAGGCCGCGGGAGTGGAATACGACAAGAGCGGGGTCAAGGTGAACGATTACCTGCAGACCACCAACCGGCGCATCTATGCCGCCGGAGACATCTGCTCCGGCTACAAGTTCACCCACGTAGCCGACGCGCAGGCGAGGATAGTGATAGAAAACTCTCTTTTTCCGGGGAGGAGGAAGAACTCCAGCCTGACCGTGCCGTGGTGCACCTATACCGACCCCGAGGTGGCGCATGTCGGGATGTACCAAGCGGACGCCCTGGCGCGCGGGTTGAAGGTCGAGACCCTCACCATCCCCTTTGGCGATGTGGATCGTGCCGTCCTGGACGGGGAGAGCGAAGGGTTTGCGCGGGTGCACCTGAAAAAAGGGAGCGACGTCATCCTGGGCGCCACCATAGTCGCGCGCCACGCGGGGGAGATGATCGGCGAGGTCGCCCTTGCCATAAACGCCGGCTTGGGGCTCTCCGCCATAGGGCGCACCATCCATCCCTACCCCACTCAGGCGGAGAGCCTCAGAAAGCTTGCCGACAGCTACAACCGCGGCAGGTTGACCCCGCGAGTCAAGAAGCTGATGGGGGCATGGCTTCGCTGGCAAAGGGAATAAAAACCAGATAAAGATAAAGTGAGATTAAGATTAAGATTGAGATTGAGATTGAGATTGAGAAAAATCACTTCTCAGTGTACGTAGATCATCTACCGATAATTCTTTCTCTTAGTCTTAATCTCAATCTCAATCTTTATCTGCAGTTAGGAGCCGCTCCGCATGAACCTGAAAAAGATCCTCATACTTGTCGCTGCCGTCATCGCAGTGGCGCTCTTCTTCTACCTCGACCTCGGCCGTTACCTGACCCTGGAGTCGCTCAAGGCCAACCGGCAGGCGCTCATCCAGTACTACGCGGCGCACCAGGCCGCCACCGTCGCCGGGTTCATGGCACTTTACATCCTGCAGACGGCGCTCTCGCTTCCCGGTGCAGCCATTCTGTCGCTCGCGGCAGGCGCCATCTTCGGCTCCCTCGCCGGGACCTTCTACGCCGTCATGGCCGCAACAGTCGGAGCGACGCTCGCTTTCGTGGTGACACGCTACCTGCTGCGCGACCTCGTGCTCGACAAGTTCGGACCGAAACTGGAGGGGCTCAACCGGGAGCTGGAAACGCGCGGTTTCAATTACCTGCTCTTTCTGAGGCTGGTGCCGCTGTTTCCCTTTTTCCTCATCAACCTCGCGGCCGGCCTCACCCGGCTGCCGCTACGCGTCTTCGTCCCTGGGACGCTTATCGGGATCATCCCGGGAGGGTTCGTCTTCGTGAATGCCGGGGCGAGCCTCGCCACCATCAACTCCCTCTCCGACGTCGCCTCTCCCCGGGTGCTCGGTTCTTTCGCGCTCCTCGGGCTCTTCGCACTAGTCCCGGTGATCTACGGGAAGATTAAAAAGAACGCCTAACTCCCCCACTCCCGCGCTTCTAATAATCTCATTCATTAGCCCCGTGCCCCTTGCGGGGGCGGGGTCGAAAGTCCCTCCTTTTTTTAAACTCGTTTTTGACATCCTCCAAGTGTGCATTTACACTCTCGTAATTCTTTGATCGCCACCTCCGCGGAAGGGGCCGACCATGCCCGAAGAAGTCCTTGCCACTTTCCAAGTTAAACGCGTAAGCGTTCTTAATGAGAACGGCAGCGCCGATCTCGACCTCATGCCTGAGTTGTCGGCTGACCAGATCTGGCGCATGTACCAGCTCATGGTGCTCTCGCGCTGCTTCGACGAGCGTGCCGTTTCGTTACAGCGGGAGGGGCGCCTGGGAACCTACCCGCCCATACGGGGACAGGAGGCGGCCCAGGTGGGGAGCGCCTTCGCGCTCAAGGCCGACGACTGGGTGTTCCCCTCTTTCCGCGAGATGGGGGTGCACCTGACGCTGGGGTATCCCATCCCGCAGCTCCTCCAGTACTGGGCCGGCGACGAGCGGGCCCAGAAGACGCCGCCGCAGCTGAACATCTTTCCCTTCTGCGTGGCCGTCGGAAGCCAAATCCCCCATGCTGTAGGGGCTGCGCTCGCCGCCCGCTACCGGCGGGATTCGGCCGCCGTGGCGGTCTACTTCGGCGACGGGGCGACATCGAAGGGGGACTTCCACGAGGCGATGAACATGGCCGGGGTCTACCAGCTGCCGATAGTCTTCATCTGCCAGAACAACCAGTGGGCCATCTCGGTCCCGCTCAAGGGGCAGACGGCTTCGGCGTCGCTGGCACAGAAGGCGCTCGCCTACGGGTTCGAAGGGGTGCAGGTGGACGGCAACGACGTCCTCGCGGTCTACCGCGCCACCAAGCAGGCGCTGGAAAAGGCGACAAGCGGCGGTGGCCCCACCTTCCTGGAATGCCTCACCTACCGCATGGCCGACCACACCACGGCCGACGACGCGGGGCGCTACCGCTCCGACGAGGAGGTGGCGCTTTGGAATGGGCGGGATCCCATCCTCAGGCTGGAGCGCTTCTTAGCTGCGAGCGGCGCCTGGACCCCGGAACAGGGGAGGGGGGTCAAGGAGGAGGCGACCTCGCTGATCGACCGGGGGGTAGGGGAGATGGAGGCTGTACCGCCCCCCGACCCGGCAGAACTCTTCGACGCGACCCTGGCGGCACTCACACCGCGGCAGGCCGGGCAAAGAAAGGGACGCTGACATGGCGCAACTGAACATGGTACAGGCGATAAACCAGGCCCTCGCCGACGAGATGGCGCGCGACGACCGGGTGGTGCTCCTCGGGGAGGACGTGGGGCGGGACGGCGGGGTGTTCCGGGTCACGGATGGGCTCCAGGACCGGTTCGGAGCGGAACGGGTGCTGGATACCCCACTGTGCGAATCGGCCATCATGGGGGCCGCCATCGGGATGGCCGCTTATGGGCTCCGCCCGGTGCCGGAGATCCAGTTCATGGGTTTCACCTACTCCGCCTTCGAGCAGCTCTTCGCCCATGCGGCAAGGCTTCGCTCCCGGTCCCGCGGGCGTTACAGCTGTCCGCTGGTGGTCCGCACACCCTACGGCGGCGGAATCAAGGCGCCGGAGCTGCACGAGGAAAGTACGGAGGCGATCTTCTGCCATATCCCCGGCCTCAAGGTGGTGGTGCCGTCCGGTCCCTACAACGCCAAGGGGCTGCTTCTGGCGGCCCTGCGCGACCCGGACCCTGTTTTGTTCCTGGAGCCGACCCGGCTTTACCGCATGGTGAAGGAGGAGGTGCCGGAGGGGGATTATCAGCTGGAGTTGGGGAAGGCGCGGGTAGCGCGCAAAGGCTCCGCCGTTACCGTCGTCGCCTGGGGGAGCATGCTGGAGCGGGTGCTGAGGGCCATCGACGGCTACGACGCCGAGGTGATAGACCTCCTCACCCTGAACCCGCTGGACCTGGAGGCGCTGCTTTCTTCGGTGCAGAAAACCGGCAGGGCGGTCATCGTTCACGAGGCGATCAAGACCTGCGGGCTCGGCGCCGAGATTGCGGCGACCCTGGCGGAAGAGGCGATGCTGCACCTGCGCGCGCCGATTCTGAGGGTGACTGCCCCCGATGTGCCGGTACCGTTGGCGAAGTTGATCGATCAGTACCTGCCGGGCCCCGACCGGATACGGGCCGCGCTGGACGAGGTGCTGAAGTACTGACAAAAGCCGGAGCAAACGGCGAAATGCGGAACACAGAGGGCACGGGGGTTCACGAAGGCCACAGAGGTTTTCTCGGGAAAAGCAAAGGCTCTCACCACAGAGGAACACAGAGGAAGGCAAAATCTGAAGGCTTTGTTGTTGCTCTTTGCTCCCTGGTCACGCTTTTCGGTTTTGAGGGGTTCACTATGTCTATCGATTTCAAACTCCCCGATCTGGGCGAAGGCATCGCCGAGGTGGAACTGCGCCGCTGGCTGGTGGCGGAAGGGGATGCTGTTGCGGAACACCAGCCGCTGGTCGAGGTGGAGACGGACAAGGCGGTGGTCGAGGTCCCATCCCCGCGCGCCGGTGTCGTCGCCCGCCTTCACTGCAAGGAGGGGGAGACGGTTCAGGTCGGCGCCACGCTGGTGACTTTCGCCGAGGCGAAGGAGGCCGCCAAGAAAGAGGAGCCCGAAGGGGAGCGCAGGCCGGCGCAGCGCCCGCCCTCGGTCGGCATCGTCGGCTCGCTGCCGGAACCGGAGGAGGAGGCAACTCCGGCCGCACCGGCGGGGTTCGAGGGACTGGCGACCCCGATGGTGAGGAAGATGGCCCGGGAGCGGGGTATCGACCTGAAAAGCGTGCGGGGCACCGGGCCGCGCGGCTGCATCAAGCCCGAGGATCTGGACCAGGTTCCCCTGGCGGCGCAGAAAGCGAAGCCGGCGCCGCCAGACGGGGAACGGGTGCCGCTCAGAGGCCTGCGGCGTACCATCGCCCGGAACGTGCTGGCCTCCCAAAGGACCACCGCCTTCGTCACCAGCATGGAAGAGGTCGACATTACCGACATATGGGAGATGCGGGGGCGCGAGCAGGGGGAAGTGGAGTCGCGGGGGGCGCACCTGACCTTCCTCCCCTTCTTCATCAAGGCGGTCCAGCATGCGCTGCGCGAACACCCGCTTTTGAACGGCTCCATCGACGACGAGGCGCAGGAACTGGTGCTGAAAAAGCACTACCATTTCGGGATCGCGGTGGACACCCCGGAGGGGCTCATGGTCCCGGTGATCCGGGACGTGGACAAGAAGAGCATCATCGAGCTGGCGCAGGCGGTCCAGGAACTCGGCCGCAAGGCGCGCGAGCGGAGCATTTCGTTGGAGGAACTGCGCGGCAGCAGTTTCACCATCACCAACTACGGCCACTTCGGCGGCACCTTCGCCACTCCCATCATCAACTGGCCCGACGTCGCCATCATGGGCTTTGGGCGCATCGTAGAACGCCCCTGGGTGCACCGGGGCCAGATCGCCATCAGGAAGATCCTGCCGTTGTCGCTCACCTTCGACCACCGCGCCACCGACGGCGCCGACGCCGCCAGGTTCCTGGGCAAGGTGCTCCGCTACCTCGAGGACCCCGCGCTCCTCTTCCTGGACAGCGCCTAGCCCGGGCCGTCGCCGTTTCGGGCCCGGCAGCACCAGCACCAGCGCCCCTCCCAGCCCCCCCCCAGCCCCCCCCAGCCCCTAGCCCCTAAAGCGGATCACATCCGGGGCCGCGGCCGGAACCAGTAAGTCGCCCATACTCCTTCTTTGGCTGAATAGATCTGTATCACTTTACTTGGGCCGAAATCATCAAGCTGGATCTCTGTCATAAAATCCCTCCTCTTTGTTGATCGGGTTCCTTTGAGCGAACCCGTAACATCCAACATCTCAAGTGGGTGCCGCAATGACTGCATTTCCGTTTTCTATGT
Proteins encoded in this region:
- the pdhA gene encoding pyruvate dehydrogenase (acetyl-transferring) E1 component subunit alpha yields the protein MPEEVLATFQVKRVSVLNENGSADLDLMPELSADQIWRMYQLMVLSRCFDERAVSLQREGRLGTYPPIRGQEAAQVGSAFALKADDWVFPSFREMGVHLTLGYPIPQLLQYWAGDERAQKTPPQLNIFPFCVAVGSQIPHAVGAALAARYRRDSAAVAVYFGDGATSKGDFHEAMNMAGVYQLPIVFICQNNQWAISVPLKGQTASASLAQKALAYGFEGVQVDGNDVLAVYRATKQALEKATSGGGPTFLECLTYRMADHTTADDAGRYRSDEEVALWNGRDPILRLERFLAASGAWTPEQGRGVKEEATSLIDRGVGEMEAVPPPDPAELFDATLAALTPRQAGQRKGR
- a CDS encoding alpha-ketoacid dehydrogenase subunit beta, encoding MAQLNMVQAINQALADEMARDDRVVLLGEDVGRDGGVFRVTDGLQDRFGAERVLDTPLCESAIMGAAIGMAAYGLRPVPEIQFMGFTYSAFEQLFAHAARLRSRSRGRYSCPLVVRTPYGGGIKAPELHEESTEAIFCHIPGLKVVVPSGPYNAKGLLLAALRDPDPVLFLEPTRLYRMVKEEVPEGDYQLELGKARVARKGSAVTVVAWGSMLERVLRAIDGYDAEVIDLLTLNPLDLEALLSSVQKTGRAVIVHEAIKTCGLGAEIAATLAEEAMLHLRAPILRVTAPDVPVPLAKLIDQYLPGPDRIRAALDEVLKY
- a CDS encoding dihydrolipoamide acetyltransferase family protein, which translates into the protein MSIDFKLPDLGEGIAEVELRRWLVAEGDAVAEHQPLVEVETDKAVVEVPSPRAGVVARLHCKEGETVQVGATLVTFAEAKEAAKKEEPEGERRPAQRPPSVGIVGSLPEPEEEATPAAPAGFEGLATPMVRKMARERGIDLKSVRGTGPRGCIKPEDLDQVPLAAQKAKPAPPDGERVPLRGLRRTIARNVLASQRTTAFVTSMEEVDITDIWEMRGREQGEVESRGAHLTFLPFFIKAVQHALREHPLLNGSIDDEAQELVLKKHYHFGIAVDTPEGLMVPVIRDVDKKSIIELAQAVQELGRKARERSISLEELRGSSFTITNYGHFGGTFATPIINWPDVAIMGFGRIVERPWVHRGQIAIRKILPLSLTFDHRATDGADAARFLGKVLRYLEDPALLFLDSA
- a CDS encoding TVP38/TMEM64 family protein; translated protein: MNLKKILILVAAVIAVALFFYLDLGRYLTLESLKANRQALIQYYAAHQAATVAGFMALYILQTALSLPGAAILSLAAGAIFGSLAGTFYAVMAATVGATLAFVVTRYLLRDLVLDKFGPKLEGLNRELETRGFNYLLFLRLVPLFPFFLINLAAGLTRLPLRVFVPGTLIGIIPGGFVFVNAGASLATINSLSDVASPRVLGSFALLGLFALVPVIYGKIKKNA